The genomic region CTCGTTGGAAAATTCCAGTCGCACGGCGACCCGATCGGGGTGCGCCGCGGCGAGCTGCGACAGGACTTCGTGATACCGCGGTTCGCCCGTGCCGAGGATGACCCACTGGGCGTCGACCTGGACGGCCCACTGTTTCATCACGCGGGCAATGAGGTCGAACCCCTTTTGGTCGGCCAGCCGACCCACTGCGGCCAAGAGCGGGACCTGCGGCCGCACGGGCAGACCCAAGCGGCGCTGGAGGTCGTCTTTGCAGGCGGCCTTGCCGGCGGTGAACGACTCGGCGTCGTACCGGTGAGCCGGGGCGAGGAACTCGTCGGTTTTCGGGTTCCAGACTTCGTAATCGACGCCGTTGATGATGCCGACCAGCACGTCGCGGCGGTGCTGCAACGCGCCCTCGAGCCCGCAACTGAGCGGCGGATGGAGGATCTCCTTGGCGTAGGTCGGGCTGACGGTCGTCAGCGCGTCGGCGAACACGATGCCCGACTTCAGGAAGTTGAGGTTCCCGTAGTACTCCATCTGCCGCCAGTTGAAGTACTTCCAGTCGAGCCCGGTGAGGGCCATGTCCCAGTGCCAGAAGGTCCCCTGGTAGGCCAAGTTGTGGATCGTGAGCAGCGACGGCAAACCGTCGAACTCGGGCCGGTCGGCGTACAGCGTGCGGAGGTACGCGGGGATGAGCCCGGCTTGCCAGTCGTGGCAGTGGACGAGGTCCGGTTCCAGTCCCAACAGCGGAATCGCCTCGAGCGCCGCCCGGCTGTAGAAGATGAACCGTTCGCAGTTGTCGCGGTAGTCTTCCCCGTCTTCGCGGTACAGTTGCGGCCGGTCGAAGTAGTCGGCGTTCTCGATGAAGTACACGGGGACCTGCGTGCCGGGGAACGTCGCCCGCAGGTAATGGCCGCGAACCGTCTTCTGCCCGACGGGGATGTCGCAGGACACGCCGGTGTGCTCGACGGGGACGCCGGCCTGCCGTACTTGCGGAAAGGCAGGGAGGATGACGGTCGGGTTGTGTCCCAGTCGGGCCAACTCGGCGGGGAGCGCTCCGCAGACGTCGCCCAGTCCGCCGGTTTTGACGAACGGCGCCGCTTCGGTCGTGGCGAAGAGGATGTTCATGGCGGGGGGAGTCGCAGGAGGTCCGGGGTCGGAGGAAATTGGCGGGTGGCCGCGCAAGCTGCCTGTCGCCGCTCGCCCTTTCAAGGCCGATCAACACTCACGCGTCGCTGACTCCGTCACACGACCTTCGCGATGCACTCCGCGACGCGCCTCACGTTGGCAGGGGTGAGCCCGGCGACGTTGATCCGTCCCGAGCCGACGATGTAGATCGCGAAGTCGTCCTTGAGCCGCGCGACCTGCTCCTTCGTGAGCCCCGAGAAGGAGAACATCCCCCGCTGGCGGGTCATGAAGGAGTAGTCCCCCGGCGCGCCGGCCGCCGCCAGGGCGTCGACCAGGGCGTGCCGCATGCCGTTGATTCGGGAACGCATCGCGGCGACCTCCCCCTCCCACTGGGTCCGCAGGTCGGGGTCGCGGAGGATCGTCGTGACGACCTCGGCGCCGTGCGCCGGGGGATTCGAGTAATTCGCCCGGATGACCTTGTTGAGTTGCGACTGGACCGCCTCGGCCGCCTTCGCGTCGGGCGCCAGGGCCATGACCGCGCCGACCCGTTCCTTGTACAGGCTGAAGTTCTTGGAGAACGACGACACCGCCAGCAGCTCGGCGCCGGGGCGGGCAAGCTCCGCCAACCCCGCGCCGTCCTCGGAGATGCCGTCGGCGAACCCCTGGTATGCAAAATCGATCAACGGCAGCACCCCCTGCTTGGCGACCGCGTCGCCGATCGCCTTCCATTGGGCCGGGGTCGGATCGGCGCCGGTTGGGTTGTGGCAGCAGCCGTGCAGCAAGAGGACGTCCCCTGCGGGCATCTGGCCGATGGCCGCGAGCATCGCTTCGAAGTCGAGTCGATTCCCCGCCGCGTCGAAATAGGGATAGGTCTTCGTCGGCACGCCGGCGGCGGCAAAGATGCTGGGATGGTTCGGCCAGGTGGGGTCGCTCAGCCAGACGGTCGCCTGGGGGAGAACCGCGTTGACGAGATCGGCCGCGACGCGCAGTCCTCCGGTTCCCCCCGGCGTTTGGGCCGATGCGATCCGCTTGCCGGCGATCGCCTCGTGTCCCTTGCCCAACGCCAACTCGGCGACTGCCGTGCAGTATTCGGGCGAACCCGAGATCGGCAGGTACGACTTGCTGGAGCTCGTGGCGGCGAGCAGAGACTCGGCGATTTTCACCGTCTCCAGCAGGGGCGTCTGCCCCGACTCGTCCTGATAGACCCCGACGCTGAGGTTGATCTTCTCCGGGCGCGGGTCGTTCTTGAACGCGACGCTGAGCCCGAGGATGGGGTCGGGAGGAGCAAGCTCGACGGATTCAAACATGGGGGGAGAAGTCGGAGGTGAGTGGTCGAAGTTCAGAGGGGGAGAGGCGACTCAATGCGCATCGCGAGCCGGGGCGTCCCCGCCCCCGGCCAGTTCGAGCGTCCCTGCCCCCCGGCCGTGCGATGTCACACCGCCCTTGCGGGATCTGCCCGGTTGACCCTCTGACGCGGGGCGTGCGACAATTTCAGCGGTTAAGCATAGGTCCCCCGCCGGGGCGATAAAAGCCCCGCCCGCGCTCGGCGGAGGGCTTCCGGCGCCCGCGACGGGGGATCATTCTCTCCGTTGGGAGTCTGGTGGTGGTGCAAGCGGGTCTGCCCTCGTCGCGCGTCGGTCTGTGGCTCATCGGGGCCCGCGGCGGGGTCGCGGTGACGACGATCACCGGGTTGGCGGCGCTGAGTCGCGGGCTGACGGGGGGCGTCGGTTTGGCGACCGCCGCGCCGCCGCTGGCCGATTTGCCGTTGCCGGAGTGGGGCGATTTCGTCGTCGGCGGGCACGAAATCCGCGCGACCACCCTCGCCGCGGAGCTGGACCGGCTTCATCGCGACAGCCGTGTGATCGACCCCGCGACGATCGCGCAGGTTCAGGACGACCTGTCCGCCGCGGACCGAGAAATCCGCCCCGGCGTGGCGTGGAACGTCGGCCCGCGGATCGCCGAGTTGGCCGGCCCCGAGATCAATCGGGCCGAAGGGCCCCGCGACGCGATCGCCCGGATTCAGGCCGATCTGGCGGACTTTCGTCGCCGGCACGAGTTGGAGACGGTCGTGGTGTTGAACCTCGCCTCGACCGAAGCGGCGCTTCCCCCGGAAAGCTGGCCGGGGACCTGGGCCGAGGTCGAGACGCTGCTCGACGCCCCGGCGTGTCCGCTGCCGGCCAGTTCGCTGTACGCGATCGCGGCGCTCGACGCGGGGCACCCCTACGTCAACTTCACCCCGTCGCTGGGGGCGACCCCCGCGGGGATCGACGAGCTCGCCCGGCGGCGCGGCACGTGCCATGCGGGGCGCGACGGCAAGACGGGCGAGACCTTGCTCAAGAGCGTGCTGGCGCCGATGTTCGCGGCGCGGCGCCTGGAGGTGATGAGCTGGGTCGGTCACAACATTTTCGGGAACCTCGACGGCCGGGTCCTCGACGACCCGGCCAACAAGGAGGCGAAGCTCAAGAGCAAGGACGCGCTCTTGAGCGAGATCCTGGGCTACGCCCCGCAGACTCATATTTCGATCGAGTACATCGCGAGCCTGGGAGATTGGAAAACTGCCTGGGATCACGTCCATTTCCGGGGTTTTTTGGGGACTCCGATGACTTTGCAGTTCACCTGGCAGGGGTGCGATTCGCTGCTCGCGGCGCCGCTGGTGTTGGACCTGGCGCGGCTGGCGATCCACGCCCGGCGGCGGGGCGAGGTCGGTGCGATCACCCCCCTGGCCAGCTTCTTCAAGAGCCCCCTGGGCGCCGCCCCGCACGCCTTCGCCGACCAGGTCCGCGCGCTGCATGAGTGGGCCGCGGGGAGTCGGTAGGAGGGTCGCGGGTTGTCGGCGGCGGGCGACTCGGCCAGCGGCCGCCATCGGCAAGTCGCGACGCGCGTCGCAGGCGCAAGACTCCTCGCGCGATCGCCGACTCTTCGTCTCAATCGATCGCTTGGCTCCAAGCGACCACTCCCTGCCGACCGCCCGCTCCCCGCTCCTCGCCACAAATCTTCAAACTCCACTTGACGAAAGTTTCAGAAAATTGGTTCAATGCGCGCAATGGAAGCGGACGAATAAGGAATATCGCTTACGGCGAGTTTCCTGACCGCAGCCAGACGAGCCCTGTCGATCGCACCGTTCGTTTCGCTTCATACGATTCGCTTCGAGATTCATACCAATCATTTCGCGACGACCGACGGCTTGTCCTGTTGCCCTTTGGATCCCTTTCTCTCAGGCGTCACTTAACGGAATTGGTGATTGATCGGCCGGCGGAGCTATTCCGCCCTGTTCTGCGGAGCCCGGCCGAACGCCGCCCCCTTTGCCGCAACGCGTGACGCGCACGCGGCGTTTCTGAGGAGTCATCGAAGTCCGCCGATCCGGGCGTATCGCCCCCGCTGCACTTCGACATTTTCTAGTTCTGCTGTTCCCCCGTCTTGCTACGGCGCCCAGGGGGAAGAGCTTGTGTTTCACCCTTGGGCGCTATCAGGGAAGGAGCCGTAAGGCTATGGCTGCGAAGAAAGCTGCGAAGAAGAAGGCCGCCCCCAAGAAGGCCGCGAAGAAGAGCCCGAAGAAGAAGGCTGCCAAGAAGGCCGCGCCGAAGAAGGCTGCCAAGAAGAGCCCGAAGAAGAAGGCCGCCAAGAAGGCCGCTCCGAAGAAGGCTGCCAAGAAGAGCCCGAAGAAGAAGGCC from Pirellulales bacterium harbors:
- a CDS encoding aspartate/tyrosine/aromatic aminotransferase, with the protein product MFESVELAPPDPILGLSVAFKNDPRPEKINLSVGVYQDESGQTPLLETVKIAESLLAATSSSKSYLPISGSPEYCTAVAELALGKGHEAIAGKRIASAQTPGGTGGLRVAADLVNAVLPQATVWLSDPTWPNHPSIFAAAGVPTKTYPYFDAAGNRLDFEAMLAAIGQMPAGDVLLLHGCCHNPTGADPTPAQWKAIGDAVAKQGVLPLIDFAYQGFADGISEDGAGLAELARPGAELLAVSSFSKNFSLYKERVGAVMALAPDAKAAEAVQSQLNKVIRANYSNPPAHGAEVVTTILRDPDLRTQWEGEVAAMRSRINGMRHALVDALAAAGAPGDYSFMTRQRGMFSFSGLTKEQVARLKDDFAIYIVGSGRINVAGLTPANVRRVAECIAKVV
- the glgA gene encoding glycogen synthase GlgA gives rise to the protein MNILFATTEAAPFVKTGGLGDVCGALPAELARLGHNPTVILPAFPQVRQAGVPVEHTGVSCDIPVGQKTVRGHYLRATFPGTQVPVYFIENADYFDRPQLYREDGEDYRDNCERFIFYSRAALEAIPLLGLEPDLVHCHDWQAGLIPAYLRTLYADRPEFDGLPSLLTIHNLAYQGTFWHWDMALTGLDWKYFNWRQMEYYGNLNFLKSGIVFADALTTVSPTYAKEILHPPLSCGLEGALQHRRDVLVGIINGVDYEVWNPKTDEFLAPAHRYDAESFTAGKAACKDDLQRRLGLPVRPQVPLLAAVGRLADQKGFDLIARVMKQWAVQVDAQWVILGTGEPRYHEVLSQLAAAHPDRVAVRLEFSNETAHRIEAGADLFLMPSQYEPCGLNQLYSLKYGTVPVVRSTGGLADTVVNATPENLAAGTATGFAFEDYTSLALAETLEYACRAYADPVVWSQLIRTGMQQDWSWTASARAYAKLYQETRDRSVLAAAE
- a CDS encoding inositol-3-phosphate synthase, with amino-acid sequence MPSSRVGLWLIGARGGVAVTTITGLAALSRGLTGGVGLATAAPPLADLPLPEWGDFVVGGHEIRATTLAAELDRLHRDSRVIDPATIAQVQDDLSAADREIRPGVAWNVGPRIAELAGPEINRAEGPRDAIARIQADLADFRRRHELETVVVLNLASTEAALPPESWPGTWAEVETLLDAPACPLPASSLYAIAALDAGHPYVNFTPSLGATPAGIDELARRRGTCHAGRDGKTGETLLKSVLAPMFAARRLEVMSWVGHNIFGNLDGRVLDDPANKEAKLKSKDALLSEILGYAPQTHISIEYIASLGDWKTAWDHVHFRGFLGTPMTLQFTWQGCDSLLAAPLVLDLARLAIHARRRGEVGAITPLASFFKSPLGAAPHAFADQVRALHEWAAGSR